The Streptomyces sp. WZ-12 genome segment TAGGGGGGTGGTTGACGCGAGGGTGCGCAGGGGGGTTGGTCTAGACTTAACGCCGTGACCGCGTACGGTCAAGAGGTCCGACACGAGCCGTTCAGGGCCCGCTCGGCGCGCTGGACGCGCGGACCACCAGTTCCGGTGCGAGACGGACGGTGCGGACCGGGCGACGGGGACCGGGAACCGCGGTCCCCACGGGGCGGTCGAGGAGCAACCGGGCGGCCTCCGCGGCCAGTTCGGGCAGCGGTTGGCGGACGGTGGTCAGCGCCGGATCGGCGAGGCCGGCCAGCGGGATGTCGTCGAAGCCGGTGACCGCGACCTCGCCGGGGACGTCGGCGCCGAGTTGGCGCAGCCGCTGCAGGGCGCCGGCCGCGATCAGGTCGTTGGCGCAGACCACCGCGTCCGGGCGGGCGGGCCAGAGCCGGTCGACGGCGGCCCGGCCCCACGCCACGGAGAAGTCGCCGAGCAGCGCGCGCTCCGGGGCGGTCGGGTCGAGGGCGGCCGCGCTCGTGACGTAGGCCGCGCGCCGTTCGGCCGCCGCGGAGGCGGTCCCGGCGGCGCCGATGAAGCAGGGACGGCGGCGGCCGGTGGCGGCCAAGTGGGCCAGAACGAGCGCCATTCCGGCCGCGTTGTCGACGGCGACCGAGTCCGCGACGCCGGGGCCGCAGTCGCGGTCCAGCAGCACCAGCGGCACCCGCGCCGCGGCGGCCGCCACCGCCTCCCGGCTGCGCCGCTCGTCGACCGGGACCACCAGCAGGGCGTCGACCCGGCGGTCCGACAGCGCGGCGATCCGGGCCGCCTCGGTCTCCGGGTCGTCGTCGCAGTCGGCGAGCAGCACGGCCCGCCCCTCGGCGTGCAACGCGCGGTCCAACTCCCGTACGAGGGACGGGAAGAAGGGGTTGGCGATCTGCGGGAGGACCAGGCCGACGGTGCAGGTCACGCGGCTGCGCAGCGCCCGGGCGACCTCGTTGGGGCGGTATCCCAGGCGGTCGGCGGCCTGCCGCACGGCGCGGGCGGTCTCGGCACCGACCGGGCGGGTGCCGGCCAGGACGCGGGAGACGGTGGCGATGGAGCAGCCCGCCGCCCGCGCGACGTCCCGCAAGGTCACTTCGGCCACGGCGGCGCGCCCTTCCGCTACGGGACCCCGGCCGCGGGCGCCGTCGTCCTCGACGTCGGCGGCAATCGTTATCACCGCCGGTGCACACACGTATCAGTTGGGTACCGCCTCCTACCAGCGGGGATGCGGGTCGCCTGTCTCACACTTCCTTGATGTTTCATTGACATCTCCGCGGGCCATGAGCGAAATTTCCGGAGAACGTTTTCCCGAGGTTGCTGCCTGCCGCGGCGTGCCCCAGAGATCGAGTTCACCCCGCTTCACCGTTCCGCAGAGCAAAGGGGCTCTCCCGTTGGCCAGAAAGATCATCCTCGACTGCGACCCGGGGCATGACGACGCGATCGCCATGCTCCTCGCGCACGGCAACCCCGACGTCGAACTGGTCGCCGTGACGACCGTGGTCGGGAACCAGACGCTGGAGAAGGTGACCCGCAACGCGCTGTCGGTGGCGACGATCGCCGGCATCACCGGCGTGCCGTTCGCCGCGGGCAACCCGCGCCCCCTGGTCCGGTCGGTCGAGATCGCCCCCGAGATCCACGGCGAGACCGGGCTCGACGGGCCCGAACTCCCCGAGCCGGCCTTCGAGGTGGACCCCCGGCACGCGGTCGACCTGATCATCGACACCGTGATGTCCCACGAGCCGGGCGAGATCACCATCGTCCCGACGGCCGGGCTGACCAACATCGCCATGGCGGTGCGCAAGGAACCCCGGATCGCCGAGCGGGTGCGCGAGGTCGTCCTGATGGGCGGCGGTTACCACGAGGGCAACTGGAGCGCGGTCGCCGAGTTCAACATCATCATCGACCCCGAGGCCGCGCACATCGTCTTCAACGAGAAGTGGCCGGTCACCATGGTCGGCCTGGACCTCACGCACCAGGCGCTGGCCACCCCGGAGGTCGAGGCGAAGATCGCCGCGCTCGGTACGAAGCCGTCCCGGTTCGTGTTGGAGCTGCTGGACTTCTTCCGCGAGGCGTACCGCGAGAACCAGGGCTTCGAGTTCCCGCCGGTGCACGACCCGTGCGCGGTGGCGTACGTCATCGACCCGGGCGTGATGACCGTCCGCAAGGCGCCGGTCGACATCGAGCTGCGCGGCGCGCTGACCCTGGGCATGACCGTGACCGACTTCCGTGCGCCGGCGCCGGCCGACTGTCACACCCAGGTCGCGGTCAAGCTGGACCACGAGCGGTTCTGGAACCTCGTCGTGGACGCCCTGGAGCGGATCGGCGAAGGCCGCGCATGAACATCTCCACCGCACCGCGCACCACCGGGGTTTCGGGCGGGTCCGGCGTCCGCGTGGGCGTGCTGGTCACCGCGCTGCTGGCGGCCTGCTTCGCCTTCCAGCTCAACGCCAGCATGCTCAGCCCCGCGCTGAAGAGCATCGAGGACTCGCTCGGTGCCAGCTCCGCCGAGATCGGCATGACCCAGACCGCGTTCTTCACCTCCGCGGCGCTGTTCTCGCTGTTCCTGCCGCGGCTGGGCGACGTCCTCGGCCGGCGCCGGGTGCTGGCCGGGATGCTCGGCCTGATGGCCGTGGGGTGTGTGGTCGCCGCGCTGGCGACCAGCGTCCCGATGCTGTTCGCCGGGCGGATCATCCAGGGCGTGAGCGGGCCGGTGGTCCCGCTGTGCCTGATCATGCTGCGGGTCGAGGTCCACGAGCCGAAGAAGTACGGCACCCTGCTCGGCGTGATCACCGCGGTCAACGGCGGTATCGCCGGCGTCGATTCGCTGGCCGGCGGCTACCTCGCCGACCACTACGGCTTCGCGTCGGTCTTCTGGGCGATGGCGGTCGTCGCGGCCGTGGCCACCGCCCTGGTGGCCACCCTGACCCCGGAGTCCAAGGCCGCGGCCGCGTCCAAGATGGACTGGCCGGGCGTGACGCTGCTGGTCGTCTCGGTCGGCGCGCTGCTGATCGCGCTGAACGAGGCGGGCAAACTCGCCGCCGCCAACTGGGCGTTGATCGCCGTGCTGGTCGTGGTGGCCGCCGCCGCGTTCGCGCTGTTCTGGCGGACCGAGGACCGCAGCGGACATCCGCTGGTCGCCACCCGGCACCTCAGGCAGCGGGCCACCTGGTCGCTGCTGCTGACCACGGTGCTGACCATGACCGGCGTGTTCGCGGTGATGAACGGGCTGATCCCGGCCTTCGCCCAGGACGCCCAGGCGGGCCTGGGGATGTCGGCCGAGCAGTCCGCCTGGTGGACGCTGTCGCCGTATGCGCTCGCCGGGTTGGCGATGGGCCCGGTGGCCGGCCGGCTGGCCGCGACCTTCGGCTACGGCAAGATCCTGCGGCTGGGGCTCGTGGGTGCCGTGGCGTCGGTGGTGCTGATGCTGCTGACCATGCACGGCCACTCGCACGTGCTGCTGCTGGTGACCTCACTGCTGGTGGGCGTCACCTACGCCGGCGTCGCCAACATCGTCCTCAACGGGCTCGGCATCGTCCTCTCCCCCGGCGAGAACCCCGGCTTCCTGCCCGGCCTGAACGCGGGCGCCTTCAACCTCGGCGCGGGGCTCAGCTTCGCGGCGCTGTACGCGGTGAAGACCGCGCTGGCGCCCGCCGATCCGACCTCGCCCGGCGGCTACACCGCGGGCATGATCGCCGGCGTCGTGATCCTGGCGCTCGCCATCGGCACGTCGTTCCTGATCCCCAAGCCGGTGGCGGCCGAGGCCCAGGACTAGGGCCAGGACCCCGCGGGTCGCGCATCGACCGCCCGTCGTTCCCGGATGCCCGGGGCGGCGGGCGGTCGCGCGTTCCGGCCCGTGCCGCCGTCCGCGTCCGTACCGCGCCGCCGCCGTGTTGTCAGCCCGGAGGGAAAAGGGAGACTGGAACCGAAGGCAACGGAGGCAGCGATGGTCATGGAACACGGTATGGACAAGACCGGTCCCGCCCGGGACGACATGATGAAGAAGCAGCTTCGGAGCCAGATGACGGCGGACCGCTCGCTGCGCGCGGACGAGAACCGCGAGCTGGAGCCGCCCGGCGAGGACCAGCCGATGGCGGCGCCGTCGCCGGAGAGCGTCTACCGCGGCGGCACCCCGCACGGGATGTCCGAGCGCGATGTCGGCCTGCGCTCCGAGCTCGCGCAGTACCTCGGCCGCAGCGTCTACCCGGCGGAGCGCCAGGACATCATCCGCACCCTGCGCAGCAACCACGCCCCCGACCGCCTGGTCACGATGGCCGAGCAGCTCCCCACCCACCACCGGTACGGCAATGTGCAGGGCATCGCCGAGTCCCTGGGACTGGGCACCGAGGACCGGCGCTCCTGAGGACGGGGGACACCGGCAGGCGGACAATTGCCGTAGCGGGCACCCCACACAGCACCCCACGCGGAGGCGGAGAGAGAACAGGAGGGCGGCGATGTCCGACGACGCCATGGGCGACGAGGTCTACCAGCCGCCCAGATCCGATCCACAGGACAACCCCAACGACCTCGACATGGAGGACGCCCTGGACGAGCCGGGGCTCGACGAGGCGCTGGACACCGGATACTCGCCGCCGGAGCGCCCGTTCGTGGTGAACCACGAGGGCTGCACCGCGCAGGAGCAGCACGACCGTGAGTCCCTGGCCCACCGGCTCGCCCTGGAGCTTCCGGACGTCTGCGCGCCGGACGGCGACGGGATCGGGGACCTGCCGGGCGGCGCCGGCGAGCCCTACGACGACCAGGTCGGCGAGGAGCGGGCCGGGCGGATCGTCTCGTCCGACGACGGCTTCTGGCGCGGCGGCGGGAGCAACGACATCGTCGCCCGGGACGTCGGCATCGACGGGGGCGCGGCGTCCGCCGAGGAGGCCGCGGTACACATCGCCCACGATGTCGGCGGGACGTTCGACGGCGAGATCTGACGGAGCCGCCACGGGACGGCCAGCGGGGACAACCAGCGGGGACAACGCTCACGAGTTGCCGGTTCGGCAACGGTCTTTGCCGCCTCGGCCCGATTGGGCCGAGGCTTCGTCGTGACCGGATGAAGAGGAGCACATCCATGACGCACGACAGCGGCACGACCGTCCCCGACGAGGAGTTCTGGGACGCGCGGTACGCCGAGAGCGACCGCATCTGGAGCGGCAACCCCAATGTCGTCCTGGTCCGGGAGGTCGCCGACCGGGCCCCGGGGACGGCGCTGGACCTGGGGTGCGGCGAGGGCGCGGACGCGATCTGGCTGGCCGGACAGGGCTGGCGGGTCACCGCGGTCGACGTGTCGGGGGTGGCGCTGGAGCGGGCCGCCCGGCATGCCGCGGCGGCCGGGGTCGCCGACCGCGTCGACTGGCAGCGGCGCGACCTGGCCGCCTCGTTCCCCGAGGGCGGCTTCGACCTGGTGTCGGCGCAGTTCCTGCACCACCCCGGCGAGATCTTCCGCGCGCAGATCCTGCGGGCCGCCGCGGCGGCGGTGGCGCCCGGTGGAACGCTGCTGGTCGTCGGGCACGCCGGGCCGCCCCCGTGGGAGCAGGACCCCGAGCACACCGCGGAGGAGTTCCCGACGCCCGACGAGGTGCTGGCGGCCCTCGCGCTGTCCGCGGACGCGTGGGAGGTGCAGCTCAGCGAGGAGTTCGTGCGGGAGCAGACCGGTCCGGACGGGCGGCCGGTCGAGCGGACGGACGCGGCGCTGAAGGTGCGGCGCCGGAGTTGAGGCCGCCCTGCCGGTGGCGGACGGGGGTGCCGTCCGCCACCGGGGGCGGGCCCGCTCAGGCCGCCAGCGTGGGCAGCGGCTTCTCGTAGAGCCAGAGGTGCAGCAGGGGGCGGGCCCGGCCGCCGGCGGTGCGTTCGGCGTGCGCGAGGAACGCCGCGGTGCCGGCGCTCGCGCCGCGGTGGGCGCCGTGCCAGCCGCGGAGCACCTCGAAGAACCGCTGGTCGCCGACGGCCCGGCGGAGCGCGTGCAGGGCGCAGGCGCCCCGGACGTAGATCCGGTCGTCGAAGATCCGGCGCTGGCCGGGGTCGGCGATCCGCAGGTCCTGGGGGCGGCCGCGCAGCGCGCGCCATTCGTGGTGGGCGATCTCGTCGGCCGAGTCCTCGCCGATGTGCTCGGACCACAGCCACTCCGCGTAGGTGGCGAAGCCCTCGTTGAGCCAGATGTCGCGCCAGTCCCGCAGGCTGACGCTGTTGCCGAACCACTGGTGGGCGATCTCGTGCGCCACCAGGGTCTCCGAGCCGCGCCGACCGTCGATGTGGTTGCTGCCGAACACCGACCGGGTCTGGTTCTCGACCGGCGCGGCGAGTTCGGCGTCGACCACCACCGCGCCGTACGCCTCGAACGGGTAGCGGCCGAAGAGCGCGCTGAACGCCCGGAGCATCTCCGGCTGGCGGGCCAGGTCGTGGGCCGCCTCCTCCGCCATCCACGTGGGATAGGAGTTGTGCAGGGCGATCGACGGGTGGTCCGCGCCGGGCCGGACGGTGTCGCTGTCGTGCCGGAAGCGGCCCGTGTAGAGCGCCGCGAGGTACGGGGCCATGGGGCCGGGGTGGTGGTAGGTCCACCACTCGTGCCGTCCGCTGCGCCGGCGTTCGAGCAGGGTGCCGTTGGCGAGCGCGTGCTGGCCGGGCGGGACGCCGATCCGGAAGGTGAAGGCGGCCTTGTCGTCGGGGCGGTCGTTGCACGGGAACCACGACGGGGCGCCCAGTGGCTGGGAGGCGACCATCGTCCCGTTGTGCGGGTCGCCGGTGCGGTCCCAGCCGATCGGGCCGAACGGGGAGCGCACCGGCTTGGGCCGGCCGCGGTAGCCGACGTCCACGGTGAAGTGGGTGCCGGTGGACAGCGAGCGCGGGGTTTCCAGGTACACCTTCCCGTTCTGCTGGCGGCTGCGGACCCGGGTCCCGTCGATCCGGGCGCTGTGCACGGAGAGCCGGGACAGGTCCAACTCCACCCGGTCCAGGGGCTGGTTGGCCACCGCCTCGATGCGGGCCCGCCCGTCCAGACCGCCGTCGGCGGGGCGGTAGGCCAGGTGCAGGTCGTAGGAGACGGTGTCGTGGGCGTAGGTGCCGTGGCGCGGGAAGTACCGGTCGGCGAACGGTCCGCCGGGGCCGTCCGCGACCGTCGCGGCGAGGGGCAGCAGGGCGGCGCCTCGGATGAGGGCGCGCCGACTGCATCGGGTCACGCGGCCGCACCCCCCTTCGCGCGGGCCGCGGCGGGACGGGTCGGGCGTTCGCCGGCGATCGGGTTGCCGGCCCAGCGGGTGTGGGCGGGGACGCTCTCCCCGCGCATGACCAGCGAGGACGGTGCGATCGAGGCGCGGGCGCCGACCTCGGTGCCGGGGAGCACGATGCCGTGCGGGCCCAGCGAGGCGCCCTCGGCGAGGCGGACGGTGTCCAGCCGCATGATCCGGTCGTGGAAGAGGTGGGTCTGCAGGACGCAGCCGCGGTTGACGCTGGCGCCGTCGGCGACGGTGATCAGGTCGGTCTCCGGCAGCCAGTAGGTCTCCAGCCAGACCCCGCGGCCGATCTTGGCGCCGAGGGTGCGCAGCCACCAGTTGAGGACCGGGGTGCCGGTGAACGCGCCGGCCATCGACGGCACGGCGAGCGACTCGACGAAGGTGTCGTAGAGCTCGTTGCGCCAGACGAACGAGGACCACAGCGGGTGCTCGCTCACCGTGAACCGGCCGACCAGCAGCCACTTCGCCGCGGTGGTGATGAGCAGCGCGACGAGGCCCGAGAGCAGCAGCAGCGGGGCGCCGATCAGCGCGGCGAGGCCGAGGCCGCCGTTGGTGAAGGCGTCCTGTTCGGTGAGGAACACGCCCTCGGCGAGCACCACTGCGCACATCAGCGGCAGCACCCGGCACAGTTCGACGGCGGCCCGGGCCAGCACCAGCTTGCGCGGCGGCGCGAAGGTGCGCGCCGGGTCGGCCTGGGTCGCCACCCGGGGCAGCGGCATCGCGGGCCGGCCGAGCCAGGAGGAGCCCGGTTCGCCCTGTGCGGGGGCGTTGGAGAGCACGCCGATCAGGCTGTGGTCGGCGACGTCGTGGCCGGGGTCGACGATGCCGGAGTTGCCGACGAAGGCCCGGCGGCCGATCCGGACGGGGCCCAACCGCAGCCAGCCGCCGCGGAGTTCGAAGGGGGCGACCAGGGTGTCGTCGGCGAGGAAGGCGCCGTCCTCGACGTGCAGCAGGGAGGGCAGCGGCAGCACGGTGGAGATCTCGGCGTGCTTGCCGACCTTGGCGCCGAGCAACCGCAGCCAGTACGGGGTGCCGAGGCTGGCGTAGAGCGGGAAGAGGCTGCCGCGGGCGCCGTCGAGGAGGCGGGTGATCAGCCAGGCGCGCCAGGCGACGCCGCCGCTGGCCGGGTGCAGCCCCGGGGTGAGACCGCGGCTGAGGAGCCGGACCGTCGCGGCGGTCACCAGGATCGAGCAGAGGGTGGTGACGATCGCGAAGACGGGGGCGGCGACGAGCAGGCGGACCGCCACGGTGGGGAGCGTGCCGCTGTTGCGGACCAGGAAGTACGCGCCGACCAGCGCGGGGGCGGCGGTCAGCAGGGCGAGCAGCGGCATGCCGAGGAGCGTGAGCCCGTAGGCGGCGGTCCAGCGGCGGGAGCGCCGGTAGCGGGGCGCGGGCCAGGCGGTGCCGGCGATCCGCTCGGCGGCGCCGGCCGGGCGGGCCGGGGAGCCGGTCCACCGGTCGCCGTCGGGGATCTCACCGCTCAGGCAGCCGCCGGCGGCGAGTTCGGCGTCCCGGCCGACGACCGCGCCGGGCATCAGCATGCTGCGATGGGCGACCCGGGCACCGGCGCCGATGCGGACCGCGCCGATGTGCAGGGTGTCGCCGTCCAGCCACCAGCCGGAGATGTCCGCCTCGGGCTCGACGCTGCACCCGTCGCCGAGTTCGGCGAGGCCGGTGACCGGCGGCATGGTGTGCAGGGCCACGTTGCGCCCGGTGGTGCACCCCAGGGCGCGGGCGTAGAGCCGGGCCCAGGGGGTGCCGAGCAGGGAGGGGACGCCGAAGGCGGCGACGGTGCGTTCGGCGGTCCACAGTCGCAGGTGGGTGGCGCCGCCGCGCGGGTAGGCGCCGGGCTTGATGGAGCCGGCCAGCGCCCGGGCGGCCGCCGCGCCGATCCCGCAGCGCATGGGGGCGCTGAAGAGCACCACCCAGCCCACGATCACCAGCCACCAGGCGGTGTGCGGGGCCCACGCCTGCGGCGCGAGCAGCCCGAGCACGTTGTCGGCGAGCGCCAGGCCGACCAGTCCGCGCAGCCCGGCGACGCCGTACAGGGCGGTCTGGACGAGGAGTTGGACGGCGGCGGCGCGGCGCGGGACCGGGCGGACCGGGCGCGCCTCGTCGACCGGGCCGCCGAGCGAGTCGAGGTGCTCGGCCATGTCGCGGAGCACCGGGTGGCGGTAGAGGTCGGCGACGGAGACGCCGGGGTGGTGGGCCCGGAGCTGGGACGCCATCCGGGCGGCGACCAGGCTGGTGCCGCCGAGGGAGACGAAGTCGTTGTCCAACCCGGGCCGGACGCCGAGGAGTTCCTCCCAGACGCCGGCGAGGCGGGCGGCGGTGCCGTGCAGGGCCGGGGCCGCGCCTCCGGGGTCGTTGTCGGCCGGGGTGGACGGCAACGGCCAGGGCAGCGCCTTGCGGTCGACCTTGCCGGAGGTACGGGTGGGCAGGCTCTCGACCTCGGCCAGGACGGGCACCAGTTGTGCCGGCAGTCTCTCCTTGAGCAGCGCGCGGGCCTTGTCCTGCTGGAAGCTGGAGCCGTCGCCGGTGCGCTGCTCGGGGATGACGTAGCCGACCAGGACCTGGGTGCCGGCCGGGGTGGTCTGGACGGCCGCGGCGGCACCGCGGACGCCGGGCAGGGCGCCCAACGCGGCGTCGATCTCGCCCAGTTCGATCCGGCGGCCGCCGAGCTTGATCTGGTCGTCGGCGCGGCCGACGAAGAGCAGGCCCTCGGGTTCGGCGCGCACCAGGTCGCCGGTGCGGTAGGCGCGGCCGGTCTGCAGGACGTCGTCGGGGACGTACCGTTCGGCGTCCTTGACGGGGTCGAGGTAGCGGGCGTTGCCGACGCCGCCGATGATCAGCTCGCCCTCCTCGCCGTAGGACACCGGCCGGCCCTCGCGGTCGACGACGGCGAGCTGCCAGCCTTCCAACGGCAGGCCGATGCGGACCGGTTGGCCCGGCTGGAGGCGGGCGGCGCAGGCGACGACGGTGGCCTCGGTGGGGCCGTAGGTGTTCCACATCTCGCGGCCGGGGCCGGCGAAGCGGTCGACGAGCCCGGCGGGGCAGGACTCGCCGCCCACGATCAGCAGGCGGACCCGGTGCATCGACTCGTCCGGCCAGAGCGCGGCGAGGGTGGGGACGGTGGAGACCACGGTGATGCCGCGCTCGACCAGCCACGGGCCGAGCTCGTGGCCGGCCCGGACCAGCGAGCGGGGGGCGGGGACCAGGCAGGCACCGTTCCGCCAGGCCAGCCACATCTCCTCGCAGGAGGCGTCGAAGGCGACGGACAGCCCGGCCAGCACCCGGTCGCCGGGGCCCAGCGGCCGGTCCTGGCAGAAGAGGCCGGCCTCGGCGTCGACGAACGCGGCGGCCGAACGGTGGCTGACGGCAACGCCCTTGGGCGCGCCGGTCGAACCCGAAGTGAAGATGATCCAGGCGTCGTCCTCGGGGGCCGGGGGCCGCTGCGCCCCGGTGGGCCGGGCCAGTCCGAGCGGCGGGGCGTCCGGGCCGAGGACGGCGCAGACGGCGGCCTCCCGGAAGACGGTGGCGGCCCGCTCGTCGGGGTCATCGGCGTCGACCGGTACGTATGCGGCGCCGCTGCGCAGGACGGCGAGGATCGAGAGGTACAGCTCGGCGGTTCCGGACGGCACGCGCACGCCGACCCGGTCACCGGGGCCGATCCCTTGCTGCCGGAGCTGTCGCGCGCGTCGTTCGATCTCGCTACACAGGTCGTGGTAGGTGATCGCCTCGGCGCCGGTGTCCAGGGCGAGCGCCTGGGGGTGTGCGGCGGC includes the following:
- a CDS encoding LacI family DNA-binding transcriptional regulator, which translates into the protein MAEVTLRDVARAAGCSIATVSRVLAGTRPVGAETARAVRQAADRLGYRPNEVARALRSRVTCTVGLVLPQIANPFFPSLVRELDRALHAEGRAVLLADCDDDPETEAARIAALSDRRVDALLVVPVDERRSREAVAAAAARVPLVLLDRDCGPGVADSVAVDNAAGMALVLAHLAATGRRRPCFIGAAGTASAAAERRAAYVTSAAALDPTAPERALLGDFSVAWGRAAVDRLWPARPDAVVCANDLIAAGALQRLRQLGADVPGEVAVTGFDDIPLAGLADPALTTVRQPLPELAAEAARLLLDRPVGTAVPGPRRPVRTVRLAPELVVRASSAPSGP
- the uriH gene encoding uridine-preferring nucleoside hydrolase UriH — its product is MARKIILDCDPGHDDAIAMLLAHGNPDVELVAVTTVVGNQTLEKVTRNALSVATIAGITGVPFAAGNPRPLVRSVEIAPEIHGETGLDGPELPEPAFEVDPRHAVDLIIDTVMSHEPGEITIVPTAGLTNIAMAVRKEPRIAERVREVVLMGGGYHEGNWSAVAEFNIIIDPEAAHIVFNEKWPVTMVGLDLTHQALATPEVEAKIAALGTKPSRFVLELLDFFREAYRENQGFEFPPVHDPCAVAYVIDPGVMTVRKAPVDIELRGALTLGMTVTDFRAPAPADCHTQVAVKLDHERFWNLVVDALERIGEGRA
- the uriT gene encoding uridine transporter UriT, with translation MNISTAPRTTGVSGGSGVRVGVLVTALLAACFAFQLNASMLSPALKSIEDSLGASSAEIGMTQTAFFTSAALFSLFLPRLGDVLGRRRVLAGMLGLMAVGCVVAALATSVPMLFAGRIIQGVSGPVVPLCLIMLRVEVHEPKKYGTLLGVITAVNGGIAGVDSLAGGYLADHYGFASVFWAMAVVAAVATALVATLTPESKAAAASKMDWPGVTLLVVSVGALLIALNEAGKLAAANWALIAVLVVVAAAAFALFWRTEDRSGHPLVATRHLRQRATWSLLLTTVLTMTGVFAVMNGLIPAFAQDAQAGLGMSAEQSAWWTLSPYALAGLAMGPVAGRLAATFGYGKILRLGLVGAVASVVLMLLTMHGHSHVLLLVTSLLVGVTYAGVANIVLNGLGIVLSPGENPGFLPGLNAGAFNLGAGLSFAALYAVKTALAPADPTSPGGYTAGMIAGVVILALAIGTSFLIPKPVAAEAQD
- a CDS encoding DUF2795 domain-containing protein, coding for MVMEHGMDKTGPARDDMMKKQLRSQMTADRSLRADENRELEPPGEDQPMAAPSPESVYRGGTPHGMSERDVGLRSELAQYLGRSVYPAERQDIIRTLRSNHAPDRLVTMAEQLPTHHRYGNVQGIAESLGLGTEDRRS
- a CDS encoding DUF5709 domain-containing protein — encoded protein: MSDDAMGDEVYQPPRSDPQDNPNDLDMEDALDEPGLDEALDTGYSPPERPFVVNHEGCTAQEQHDRESLAHRLALELPDVCAPDGDGIGDLPGGAGEPYDDQVGEERAGRIVSSDDGFWRGGGSNDIVARDVGIDGGAASAEEAAVHIAHDVGGTFDGEI
- a CDS encoding class I SAM-dependent methyltransferase, which translates into the protein MTHDSGTTVPDEEFWDARYAESDRIWSGNPNVVLVREVADRAPGTALDLGCGEGADAIWLAGQGWRVTAVDVSGVALERAARHAAAAGVADRVDWQRRDLAASFPEGGFDLVSAQFLHHPGEIFRAQILRAAAAAVAPGGTLLVVGHAGPPPWEQDPEHTAEEFPTPDEVLAALALSADAWEVQLSEEFVREQTGPDGRPVERTDAALKVRRRS
- a CDS encoding M1 family metallopeptidase; this translates as MTRCSRRALIRGAALLPLAATVADGPGGPFADRYFPRHGTYAHDTVSYDLHLAYRPADGGLDGRARIEAVANQPLDRVELDLSRLSVHSARIDGTRVRSRQQNGKVYLETPRSLSTGTHFTVDVGYRGRPKPVRSPFGPIGWDRTGDPHNGTMVASQPLGAPSWFPCNDRPDDKAAFTFRIGVPPGQHALANGTLLERRRSGRHEWWTYHHPGPMAPYLAALYTGRFRHDSDTVRPGADHPSIALHNSYPTWMAEEAAHDLARQPEMLRAFSALFGRYPFEAYGAVVVDAELAAPVENQTRSVFGSNHIDGRRGSETLVAHEIAHQWFGNSVSLRDWRDIWLNEGFATYAEWLWSEHIGEDSADEIAHHEWRALRGRPQDLRIADPGQRRIFDDRIYVRGACALHALRRAVGDQRFFEVLRGWHGAHRGASAGTAAFLAHAERTAGGRARPLLHLWLYEKPLPTLAA
- the pls gene encoding epsilon-poly-L-lysine synthase Pls, encoding MSSPLLESSFEPSEPAAPRAVYRTAGTPAPRTLLDVLDATAAAHPQALALDTGAEAITYHDLCSEIERRARQLRQQGIGPGDRVGVRVPSGTAELYLSILAVLRSGAAYVPVDADDPDERAATVFREAAVCAVLGPDAPPLGLARPTGAQRPPAPEDDAWIIFTSGSTGAPKGVAVSHRSAAAFVDAEAGLFCQDRPLGPGDRVLAGLSVAFDASCEEMWLAWRNGACLVPAPRSLVRAGHELGPWLVERGITVVSTVPTLAALWPDESMHRVRLLIVGGESCPAGLVDRFAGPGREMWNTYGPTEATVVACAARLQPGQPVRIGLPLEGWQLAVVDREGRPVSYGEEGELIIGGVGNARYLDPVKDAERYVPDDVLQTGRAYRTGDLVRAEPEGLLFVGRADDQIKLGGRRIELGEIDAALGALPGVRGAAAAVQTTPAGTQVLVGYVIPEQRTGDGSSFQQDKARALLKERLPAQLVPVLAEVESLPTRTSGKVDRKALPWPLPSTPADNDPGGAAPALHGTAARLAGVWEELLGVRPGLDNDFVSLGGTSLVAARMASQLRAHHPGVSVADLYRHPVLRDMAEHLDSLGGPVDEARPVRPVPRRAAAVQLLVQTALYGVAGLRGLVGLALADNVLGLLAPQAWAPHTAWWLVIVGWVVLFSAPMRCGIGAAAARALAGSIKPGAYPRGGATHLRLWTAERTVAAFGVPSLLGTPWARLYARALGCTTGRNVALHTMPPVTGLAELGDGCSVEPEADISGWWLDGDTLHIGAVRIGAGARVAHRSMLMPGAVVGRDAELAAGGCLSGEIPDGDRWTGSPARPAGAAERIAGTAWPAPRYRRSRRWTAAYGLTLLGMPLLALLTAAPALVGAYFLVRNSGTLPTVAVRLLVAAPVFAIVTTLCSILVTAATVRLLSRGLTPGLHPASGGVAWRAWLITRLLDGARGSLFPLYASLGTPYWLRLLGAKVGKHAEISTVLPLPSLLHVEDGAFLADDTLVAPFELRGGWLRLGPVRIGRRAFVGNSGIVDPGHDVADHSLIGVLSNAPAQGEPGSSWLGRPAMPLPRVATQADPARTFAPPRKLVLARAAVELCRVLPLMCAVVLAEGVFLTEQDAFTNGGLGLAALIGAPLLLLSGLVALLITTAAKWLLVGRFTVSEHPLWSSFVWRNELYDTFVESLAVPSMAGAFTGTPVLNWWLRTLGAKIGRGVWLETYWLPETDLITVADGASVNRGCVLQTHLFHDRIMRLDTVRLAEGASLGPHGIVLPGTEVGARASIAPSSLVMRGESVPAHTRWAGNPIAGERPTRPAAARAKGGAAA